The following are encoded in a window of Castanea sativa cultivar Marrone di Chiusa Pesio chromosome 9, ASM4071231v1 genomic DNA:
- the LOC142610427 gene encoding NDR1/HIN1-like protein 1: MSAKGTDCGNHGKIRQRRLRAFCACFLIFNFILLVTILLVWAILQPTKPKFILQDATVYAFNVTNPNLLTSSFQVTLSSRNPNDKVGVYYDKLDVYAVYRNQQITLRTQIPPTYQGHKDINVWSPYIYGNSVPVSPNNAESLLQDQSSGAVMLLIKADGRVRWKVGSFISGKYHLYVRCPAYITFGTRSTGIVVGHNAIKYQLVQQCSVSV; the protein is encoded by the coding sequence ATGTCAGCCAAAGGCACAGACTGCGGCAACCACGGCAAGATCCGCCAAAGACGCTTACGCGCATTCTGCGCCtgcttcttaatcttcaatTTCATCCTCCTCGTCACAATCCTCCTAGTCTGGGCCATACTCCAACccacaaaaccaaaattcatcCTCCAAGACGCCACCGTTTACGCCTTCAACGTCACCAACCCAAACCTCCTCACCTCCAGCTTCCAAGTCACCCTCTCTTCTCGCAACCCAAACGACAAGGTCGGCGTCTACTACGACAAGCTCGATGTCTACGCCGTTTACCGCAACCAGCAAATCACACTCCGTACACAAATCCCACCCACCTATCAAGGCCACAAAGACATCAACGTTTGGTCCCCTTATATCTACGGCAACAGCGTTCCTGTCTCGCCCAACAACGCCGAATCTCTCTTACAGGATCAGAGCTCCGGGGCCGTGATGCTGTTGATCAAAGCTGATGGACGGGTGAGATGGAAAGTTGGGAGTTTTATTTCAGGGAAGTACCATTTATACGTGAGATGTCCAGCTTACATAACCTTTGGTACGAGGAGCACTGGGATTGTGGTCGGGCATAACGCCATTAAGTACCAGTTAGTCCAACAGTGCAGCGTCAGTGTTTGA